A window of the Branchiibius hedensis genome harbors these coding sequences:
- a CDS encoding FkbM family methyltransferase, producing MTDRPRPALEEHRTASDADSLRTLAGLLTDPDPVRIVDIGANPIDDRPQYATLLATGLGRVVGFEPQRDALARLHELAGPQETYLPYAVGDGASHELRICASDGFSSLFEPDPRQLDLLTDFPRLAQVVDRQPVPTARLDDIAEIDGVDLLKMDLQGGELAVLDGGQERLRDCVAVQTEVGFHRLYEGAPTFGDVDRVLRGLGMRPAAFVSVRTWPLAPTQWADPWEADARQLVEADLLYVRDLTTMPEWSVHQLNSLALIAHGVYRSVGLALRCLDQLTRAGDMPKDALAAYRSLIGSLAG from the coding sequence GTGACGGACCGACCGCGGCCGGCGTTGGAGGAGCACCGCACCGCCAGTGACGCCGACAGCCTGCGGACCCTGGCTGGCCTGCTGACCGATCCGGACCCGGTGCGGATCGTGGACATCGGCGCCAATCCGATCGACGACCGGCCGCAGTACGCGACCCTGCTGGCCACCGGACTCGGGCGCGTGGTCGGCTTCGAACCGCAACGCGATGCCCTGGCGCGGCTGCACGAATTGGCCGGGCCCCAGGAGACCTATCTGCCGTACGCCGTGGGCGACGGCGCCAGTCACGAGCTGCGGATCTGCGCCTCCGACGGCTTCAGCAGTCTCTTCGAACCCGATCCCCGCCAACTGGACCTGCTCACCGACTTCCCCCGCCTGGCGCAGGTGGTCGACCGGCAGCCGGTCCCGACCGCGCGACTGGACGACATCGCCGAGATCGACGGGGTGGACCTGCTCAAGATGGACCTGCAGGGCGGAGAGCTGGCGGTGCTTGACGGGGGCCAGGAACGCCTGCGCGACTGCGTGGCGGTGCAGACAGAGGTCGGGTTCCACCGTCTCTACGAGGGTGCCCCGACGTTCGGCGACGTTGATCGCGTGCTGCGCGGATTGGGCATGCGACCCGCTGCCTTCGTCAGTGTTCGGACCTGGCCGCTGGCCCCGACCCAGTGGGCTGACCCCTGGGAGGCGGACGCACGGCAACTGGTCGAGGCGGACCTGCTCTACGTCCGAGACCTCACCACGATGCCTGAGTGGAGCGTGCACCAGCTGAATTCCCTTGCCCTCATTGCCCATGGCGTCTACCGGTCGGTCGGCCTGGCGCTGCGCTGCCTGGACCAACTCACCCGTGCGGGTGATATGCCAAAGGATGCGCTGGCGGCTTATCGATCCCTGATCGGGTCTTTGGCTGGGTAA
- a CDS encoding glycosyltransferase, translating into MGGGHVTRALQIAGELDVPVTGLSTLPRPHDWPGQWLQLPPDDSPGDNPGDPAAQADAGGALHFAPLRPGFRDRQRAIAQWVSAAAPRAVLVDVSVEVAALFRLLAVPVVVTAMPGDRNDRVHRLGYDLASAVIAPWPSAAHPGSAARGERTTYVGGISRFAGRYPDPGLRELRRGVVLWGSGGADLSVSQRNAMTTAMPGWDWVFATELPAERLWQELQQARVVVSHAGQGAIADLAIAGAPAVVVAADRPHGEQRATAQELRRLGLAIGVQRWPRDEDWPGLLSEAANLGGRRWSAWLGSGAAGAARVLREVAA; encoded by the coding sequence GTGGGCGGCGGGCACGTGACCCGGGCGCTCCAGATCGCCGGCGAACTGGACGTGCCCGTCACCGGATTGAGCACGCTGCCGCGGCCGCACGACTGGCCCGGTCAGTGGCTTCAACTGCCGCCCGATGATTCACCCGGGGATAACCCGGGGGACCCTGCCGCACAGGCCGACGCCGGAGGGGCGTTGCACTTCGCGCCGCTGCGCCCCGGCTTCCGGGACCGGCAACGCGCAATCGCCCAGTGGGTCAGCGCTGCGGCACCGCGTGCGGTCCTGGTGGACGTATCCGTCGAGGTGGCGGCCCTGTTCCGCTTGTTGGCCGTACCGGTCGTGGTCACCGCGATGCCAGGTGATCGAAACGACCGCGTCCACCGGCTGGGGTACGACCTGGCCAGCGCCGTCATCGCCCCTTGGCCGTCCGCGGCGCACCCGGGGTCTGCCGCGCGAGGTGAGCGCACGACGTACGTCGGGGGTATCTCCCGGTTTGCCGGTCGCTACCCGGACCCGGGTCTGCGTGAGCTCCGGCGCGGCGTGGTGCTGTGGGGTTCTGGAGGCGCGGATCTGTCTGTGTCGCAACGAAACGCGATGACCACGGCGATGCCCGGGTGGGACTGGGTCTTTGCGACGGAGCTGCCGGCGGAGCGGCTATGGCAGGAGTTGCAGCAGGCCCGGGTGGTCGTCTCCCACGCCGGGCAGGGTGCCATCGCCGACCTCGCTATCGCGGGCGCCCCGGCGGTGGTCGTGGCCGCCGATCGTCCGCACGGTGAGCAACGAGCCACTGCCCAGGAGTTACGGCGGTTGGGCCTGGCCATCGGGGTGCAGCGGTGGCCGCGCGATGAGGACTGGCCGGGCTTGTTGTCGGAGGCGGCCAACCTCGGCGGCCGGCGCTGGTCAGCCTGGCTCGGTAGCGGCGCTGCGGGGGCGGCACGGGTGCTGCGGGAGGTGGCGGCGTGA
- a CDS encoding AMP-binding protein, whose product MIDATGSGEPTIAGTVDAAAAHESVPLPDDTQLIMFTSGTTGRAKAVPLTAANVQASIDGIATTLELGPTDRTLAVMPLFHGHGLFTTLLATLATGGLVQLPAKYRFSASTFWPQMQQAGATWFTAVPTMHQILLMRAQEEFPGASVVPLRFIRSCSAPLAAPVATELETTFGAPVVSAYGMTETAHQTASTTLPDRGPRVPQSVGKPVGVTVRVIADDGSDLPPETDGEVVLKGATLTPGYLGGVGSSSFEDGWFHTGDVGRLDKDGNLFITGRIKDLINRGGEKIAPAAVQQVLLSHSAIEEAVVFGQPDPLYGETVAAAIVPADGAEIDVDEIRSFCAAHLAAFAVPAHIFLVTSIPHTAKGAPDRTALAEQLASRSS is encoded by the coding sequence GTGATCGATGCGACGGGATCCGGTGAACCCACGATCGCCGGCACGGTGGACGCGGCCGCAGCGCACGAGTCCGTGCCGTTGCCCGACGACACGCAACTGATCATGTTCACGTCCGGGACCACCGGGCGCGCCAAGGCCGTGCCGCTGACGGCAGCCAACGTGCAGGCCTCGATCGACGGCATCGCGACCACCCTCGAGCTGGGCCCCACCGACCGGACCCTCGCGGTCATGCCGCTCTTCCACGGCCACGGGCTGTTCACCACCTTGTTGGCCACCTTGGCCACTGGTGGCCTGGTCCAGCTGCCCGCGAAGTACCGCTTCTCCGCGAGCACGTTCTGGCCGCAGATGCAGCAGGCCGGCGCGACGTGGTTCACGGCCGTCCCGACCATGCACCAGATCCTGTTGATGAGAGCGCAGGAGGAGTTCCCGGGCGCTTCGGTGGTGCCCCTGCGTTTCATCCGCAGCTGCAGCGCGCCGCTGGCTGCCCCTGTGGCGACCGAACTGGAGACCACCTTCGGCGCGCCCGTCGTCTCCGCGTACGGCATGACCGAGACGGCGCACCAGACCGCCTCGACGACGCTGCCGGATCGTGGACCGCGGGTCCCGCAGTCGGTGGGCAAGCCCGTCGGCGTGACCGTCCGCGTGATCGCCGACGACGGATCCGACCTGCCGCCGGAGACCGACGGTGAGGTAGTACTCAAGGGCGCGACCCTGACCCCCGGCTACCTCGGTGGGGTCGGGTCATCGAGCTTCGAGGACGGCTGGTTCCACACCGGTGACGTCGGCCGACTGGACAAGGACGGCAACCTCTTCATCACCGGCCGGATCAAAGACCTGATCAACCGCGGCGGTGAGAAGATCGCCCCCGCGGCGGTGCAGCAGGTGCTGCTGTCGCACTCCGCCATCGAAGAGGCAGTGGTCTTCGGGCAACCTGACCCGCTCTACGGCGAGACCGTGGCGGCCGCCATCGTGCCGGCCGACGGCGCCGAGATCGACGTGGACGAAATCCGAAGCTTCTGCGCCGCGCACCTGGCCGCGTTCGCCGTGCCAGCGCACATCTTCCTGGTGACCAGCATCCCGCACACGGCCAAAGGGGCGCCGGACCGAACGGCGCTGGCTGAGCAACTGGCGAGCCGGAGCAGCTGA
- a CDS encoding glycosyltransferase, whose product MTLRLLERTPIRPDRGQLPRVVMIPGEHRYVRFAITDRAARLRADRGGDEDQWSPSPALTPQWLRAHRDEFDVVHVHFGFEGRSPQELAEWVATLRDLQVPLVLTVHDLQLPHAQDQRRYRQQLGAILPAADAVLTLTPGAARQIRWEFGREAWVVPHPRMVPLAMIQAAARTAPERIRVGIHLKSLRANVARACVPAVADVVGRLRASGQPVELTIHAHPELRDVTFPRYDAPTLEMLDRVAAHDGVGVVWHERFTDRELWDYLRGLQVSVLPHRWGTHSGWLEECRDLGVVPVVGDVGYLAEQSGAHTFCWDGDAPDRNSLHHALSAAVAEAARGRSVTAATTWAGHRERTDRGSQQVHRRIYQSLTTIAGRG is encoded by the coding sequence GTGACTTTGCGTCTGCTGGAGCGCACACCTATTCGGCCTGATCGCGGCCAGCTCCCGCGCGTCGTGATGATCCCGGGAGAGCATCGGTACGTCCGTTTTGCCATCACCGATCGCGCTGCGCGGCTGCGCGCCGATCGTGGTGGCGATGAAGACCAATGGTCACCCTCGCCCGCGTTGACCCCACAGTGGCTGCGCGCGCACCGGGATGAGTTCGATGTGGTCCACGTGCACTTCGGTTTCGAGGGTCGCTCCCCGCAGGAGCTTGCCGAGTGGGTGGCAACCCTGCGTGATTTGCAGGTCCCGCTGGTGCTCACCGTCCACGACCTCCAGCTGCCGCACGCGCAGGACCAACGTCGCTACCGGCAGCAGTTGGGCGCCATCCTCCCTGCCGCGGACGCCGTCCTGACCCTGACGCCCGGCGCGGCCCGACAGATCCGTTGGGAGTTCGGCCGCGAGGCCTGGGTGGTGCCGCATCCCCGGATGGTTCCGCTGGCCATGATCCAGGCAGCTGCTCGCACCGCCCCTGAACGCATCCGGGTAGGCATCCATCTGAAGAGCTTGCGCGCCAATGTCGCTCGCGCGTGCGTGCCAGCGGTGGCGGACGTCGTCGGGCGGCTGAGGGCGAGCGGACAGCCTGTGGAGCTGACCATTCACGCCCACCCGGAGCTGCGTGACGTGACGTTCCCGCGGTACGACGCGCCCACCCTGGAAATGCTGGATCGGGTCGCCGCCCACGATGGCGTCGGGGTCGTGTGGCACGAGCGGTTCACCGACCGCGAGCTGTGGGACTACCTGCGCGGTTTGCAGGTGTCGGTACTGCCCCACCGGTGGGGAACCCACTCCGGATGGTTGGAGGAATGTCGTGACCTCGGGGTGGTGCCGGTCGTCGGGGACGTCGGCTACCTGGCCGAACAGTCCGGAGCCCACACCTTCTGTTGGGACGGTGACGCCCCGGACCGCAATTCCCTGCACCACGCCTTGTCCGCTGCTGTGGCTGAAGCCGCCCGCGGACGGAGTGTCACGGCGGCCACCACCTGGGCTGGGCACCGGGAGCGCACCGATCGGGGCAGCCAGCAGGTGCATCGCCGGATCTATCAGAGCCTGACCACGATCGCGGGACGAGGGTGA
- a CDS encoding YoaK family protein, giving the protein MSTVEEVEDRSEAGPHPFTEWPWVGAAMAFVAGSCNAWTLFNASTFATVQSGNVASSGIFLADGNWPKFWFAWCSVLSFGLGSLICGILMTKFKDRGRSFSVAVLLSEAVILLILALVVIVSDASNNHDTVGLFGQQTSWHGHYIALGISFVAGAQGNAFHKVHGMLYGNVAVTFVVQMAFNFLIQARFKRDGIHGEPNIMWSGIFFFVLFGFASGGFVGSLLVHWLGGSGSKSGWELLLPIVVLIGLAGMAASQRTNADPSPGGSFA; this is encoded by the coding sequence ATGTCGACAGTCGAAGAGGTCGAGGACCGCTCAGAGGCCGGTCCCCATCCGTTCACCGAATGGCCCTGGGTGGGCGCAGCCATGGCCTTCGTGGCCGGCAGCTGCAACGCCTGGACGCTTTTCAACGCCTCCACGTTCGCCACGGTCCAGTCGGGCAACGTGGCCTCCAGCGGCATCTTCCTGGCCGACGGGAACTGGCCGAAGTTCTGGTTCGCGTGGTGCTCGGTCCTGTCGTTCGGACTGGGATCGCTGATCTGCGGCATCCTGATGACCAAGTTCAAGGACCGGGGCCGGAGCTTCTCGGTCGCCGTCCTGCTGTCCGAGGCGGTGATCCTGCTGATCCTCGCCCTGGTGGTGATCGTCTCGGATGCATCCAACAACCACGACACCGTCGGGCTGTTCGGTCAGCAGACGTCCTGGCACGGGCACTACATCGCGCTCGGCATCTCCTTCGTGGCCGGCGCCCAAGGCAACGCATTCCACAAGGTGCACGGGATGCTCTACGGCAACGTCGCGGTGACCTTCGTTGTGCAGATGGCCTTCAACTTCCTGATCCAGGCCAGGTTCAAGCGGGACGGCATCCACGGTGAGCCGAACATCATGTGGTCGGGGATCTTCTTCTTCGTCCTCTTCGGTTTCGCATCGGGCGGGTTCGTCGGATCCCTTCTGGTGCATTGGCTCGGCGGGTCCGGATCGAAGTCCGGCTGGGAACTCCTCCTGCCGATCGTGGTCCTGATCGGACTGGCCGGCATGGCTGCCTCGCAGCGGACGAACGCCGACCCCAGCCCCGGCGGCAGCTTCGCCTGA
- a CDS encoding SRPBCC family protein, whose translation MVQRSVAARGRLTVEDCWQRYADLDQWQTWSPQIREVRASSRRLVEGLRGTVVGPVGIQVAFEVLAVDTAARQWKWRVNMGGAKVTMTHLLGTDGDRSVATLIADGPAIVVLPYLPVAALALSRLTRG comes from the coding sequence GTGGTGCAACGAAGCGTCGCCGCGCGGGGCCGGCTCACGGTGGAGGACTGCTGGCAGCGGTACGCCGATCTGGACCAGTGGCAGACGTGGTCCCCGCAGATCCGCGAGGTGCGTGCCTCGTCGCGGCGGCTGGTTGAGGGTCTGCGCGGGACGGTGGTCGGGCCGGTCGGGATCCAGGTGGCGTTCGAGGTTCTGGCCGTGGATACCGCTGCCAGACAATGGAAGTGGCGGGTCAACATGGGCGGGGCGAAGGTCACGATGACTCACCTGCTGGGCACGGACGGCGACCGAAGCGTCGCCACGCTGATCGCGGACGGTCCCGCGATCGTCGTACTGCCGTATCTACCGGTTGCGGCCCTGGCGCTGAGCAGGCTCACGCGGGGGTGA
- a CDS encoding glycosyltransferase family 2 protein: MIAVLTIVHGRHDHLRNQRRGLLTSTSAADLHVVVAMGDPQVRRALTDVEGYGPPILLEELVTDPGRLPLAAARNRAAEVALAAGADVLVFLDVDCVPTPSLIGQYAGSVRARDGAGRSPAVWCGATARLPRLDGPGDYPIAAPEVLSAMAVPDAGRPVLDPGQARVEPDLTRFWSLNFALGQSDWCATGGFDEAYVGYGGEDTDFAQRLGRAGGSMVWLGGAIAHHQWHDSQSPPVGHLVDIVRNANLFHDRWGWWPMHGWLDAFASRGLAGRDADGRWQVV, from the coding sequence GTGATCGCCGTGCTGACGATCGTTCACGGCCGCCATGACCATCTGCGTAATCAGCGCCGGGGGTTGCTGACCAGTACCAGCGCCGCCGATCTGCACGTCGTGGTCGCCATGGGCGATCCGCAGGTACGCCGTGCGCTGACTGACGTCGAGGGCTACGGCCCACCGATCCTGCTGGAGGAGTTGGTGACCGATCCGGGTCGACTGCCCCTGGCGGCGGCCAGGAATCGGGCGGCCGAGGTGGCGCTCGCCGCCGGCGCTGACGTTCTGGTGTTCCTTGACGTCGACTGTGTGCCGACACCGTCGCTGATCGGTCAGTATGCCGGGTCGGTCCGGGCGCGCGATGGCGCCGGCCGGTCGCCGGCGGTGTGGTGTGGCGCGACGGCTCGGCTGCCTCGACTGGACGGTCCGGGTGACTACCCGATCGCCGCGCCGGAGGTCCTGTCGGCGATGGCGGTTCCCGATGCCGGTCGGCCCGTGCTTGACCCGGGCCAGGCGCGGGTCGAGCCCGATCTGACCAGGTTCTGGTCGCTGAATTTTGCTCTGGGACAAAGTGATTGGTGTGCTACCGGTGGCTTCGACGAGGCGTACGTCGGATACGGGGGAGAGGACACCGACTTTGCGCAGCGCCTGGGGCGCGCCGGTGGGTCGATGGTGTGGCTGGGCGGAGCGATCGCACATCACCAGTGGCATGACAGCCAGTCGCCACCCGTCGGCCACCTGGTCGACATTGTGCGCAACGCCAACCTCTTCCATGACCGATGGGGCTGGTGGCCGATGCATGGCTGGCTCGACGCCTTCGCGAGCCGTGGCCTCGCGGGCAGGGACGCCGACGGGCGTTGGCAGGTGGTTTAG
- a CDS encoding WcbI family polysaccharide biosynthesis putative acetyltransferase → MSALVAPDARTAHYGTFYRLTPLPDNFVVVHGNCQAEAIRVLLDGALAATVRVPPVHELTADDLSYLERTYRAARALVAQPVRDGYRGLPIGTAQVHALLPTDAALVMFPVLRWSALHPYHLLARSAEVSDPPLVPYYDVRTIARAAGLPQPRLTVRGIRQVATRSRAELAVRQARSRTIRADDLFAAAGAGATNTINHPGNSVLMGVARRILHRLGAAEQVADPGRELLRSVYAPMEAETLDALALAGAPRTHWIVGGEPVDDEEVAQTHLSWLRSQPQALELAIRAAVGWSGQYSVAS, encoded by the coding sequence GTGAGCGCACTCGTGGCCCCCGATGCGCGGACTGCGCACTACGGCACGTTCTACCGACTGACACCGCTGCCGGATAACTTTGTCGTGGTGCATGGCAACTGCCAGGCCGAGGCGATCAGGGTGTTGTTGGACGGCGCTCTTGCGGCGACGGTGCGGGTCCCGCCGGTGCACGAACTCACCGCGGACGATCTGTCATATCTCGAACGCACCTACCGCGCGGCGCGGGCCCTGGTTGCTCAGCCCGTGCGGGACGGCTACCGGGGTCTGCCGATCGGCACAGCGCAGGTGCATGCCTTGTTGCCCACGGACGCTGCGCTGGTGATGTTCCCGGTGCTGCGATGGAGTGCTCTGCATCCCTATCACCTGCTCGCGCGATCCGCCGAGGTGAGCGATCCACCGTTGGTGCCCTACTACGACGTCCGGACGATCGCACGGGCCGCCGGATTGCCGCAGCCGCGGTTGACCGTGCGCGGCATCCGCCAGGTGGCCACCCGCAGTCGCGCGGAACTAGCTGTGCGCCAGGCGCGTTCGCGGACCATCCGCGCCGATGACCTTTTCGCTGCGGCCGGGGCGGGGGCGACCAACACGATCAATCACCCCGGCAACAGCGTGCTCATGGGCGTCGCGCGCCGGATCCTGCACCGGCTGGGCGCCGCGGAGCAGGTCGCCGACCCCGGCCGGGAACTCCTGCGGTCGGTCTACGCACCCATGGAGGCCGAGACCCTTGACGCGTTGGCGCTGGCTGGTGCACCCCGGACGCACTGGATTGTGGGCGGCGAGCCGGTCGACGACGAAGAGGTGGCGCAGACGCATCTGAGCTGGCTGCGTTCCCAGCCGCAGGCCCTGGAGTTGGCAATCCGAGCCGCCGTCGGCTGGTCCGGACAGTACTCGGTGGCCTCGTGA
- a CDS encoding glycosyltransferase family 4 protein — protein MRILLIGHTRFALGAPFAGGLESATWHLADQLAADGHDVTVFAAPGTRCGPSVTVINPVAPQPESRSVESMGSGDHVVVHHAYLQLMLRLQRSEPFDIVHNHSLHYLPIALSGLLDVPMLTTLHTPPIAWMESAFQLAPTMGQHACAVSGFTASSWQHAVSADVVHNGVDTNVWRPGPGGDDLVWSGRMVPEKAPHLAVEIARRAGRALHLAGPISDRRYFTEQVMPLLGGPIRYAGHLAEEELAELVGRCAAALVTPVWDEPFGLVAAEAMACGTPVVAFARGGLPEILGSEGGIAVPAEDLSAAARAVSEARTLSRIRIRHRAERYFSVQRMSTDYLRIYRRILLGGSDFASAGAHTYSA, from the coding sequence GTGCGCATCCTGCTGATCGGTCACACGCGCTTCGCGCTCGGTGCTCCGTTCGCTGGCGGGTTGGAGAGTGCGACCTGGCACCTGGCCGACCAGTTGGCGGCGGACGGACACGACGTCACGGTCTTTGCTGCACCGGGTACCCGCTGTGGGCCGTCGGTCACGGTCATCAATCCCGTTGCCCCGCAGCCGGAATCGCGCTCGGTGGAATCGATGGGCAGCGGCGACCATGTTGTCGTTCATCATGCGTACCTGCAGTTGATGCTGCGGTTACAACGCTCCGAACCGTTCGACATCGTGCACAACCACAGCCTGCATTACCTGCCGATCGCGCTGAGCGGGCTGCTCGACGTACCCATGCTGACCACGTTGCACACCCCACCGATCGCGTGGATGGAGTCCGCCTTCCAACTGGCCCCCACGATGGGCCAACACGCCTGCGCAGTAAGTGGTTTCACGGCAAGTTCTTGGCAGCACGCCGTCAGCGCCGACGTGGTTCACAACGGCGTCGACACCAACGTGTGGCGACCGGGTCCCGGCGGTGACGACCTGGTGTGGTCCGGGCGGATGGTCCCGGAGAAGGCGCCACATCTGGCCGTGGAGATCGCTCGTCGTGCGGGTCGGGCGCTGCACCTCGCCGGTCCGATCAGTGACCGGCGCTACTTCACCGAGCAGGTGATGCCGCTCCTGGGCGGCCCGATCCGGTACGCGGGTCATCTCGCCGAGGAGGAGCTTGCTGAGTTGGTCGGTCGCTGCGCCGCCGCGCTCGTGACCCCGGTGTGGGACGAGCCGTTCGGGCTGGTGGCGGCCGAAGCCATGGCGTGCGGCACCCCGGTGGTGGCGTTCGCTCGAGGCGGGCTGCCCGAGATCCTCGGATCCGAGGGCGGCATCGCGGTTCCCGCTGAGGACCTCTCAGCGGCAGCCAGGGCGGTGTCCGAGGCGCGGACCCTGTCCCGGATCCGAATCCGGCACCGGGCCGAGCGCTACTTCTCCGTGCAGCGGATGAGTACCGACTATCTGCGTATCTATCGGCGGATTCTGTTGGGAGGCAGTGACTTTGCGTCTGCTGGAGCGCACACCTATTCGGCCTGA
- a CDS encoding AMP-binding protein: MPQGIRVLPRPDSVGPALGLPGPDSRTLSYDELRSQIATTSAALITSGVPEGSVIGLGIANRLEFVLGLLGAANAGAVVAVIDPGLAVDDIRARLHDAGAVAWLTTSDGPEVDTLPRW; this comes from the coding sequence ATGCCTCAAGGGATCCGAGTATTGCCCCGACCCGACTCGGTCGGACCGGCGCTGGGTCTGCCCGGACCAGACTCGCGGACCCTGTCGTACGACGAGTTGAGGAGTCAGATCGCCACGACCAGTGCGGCGCTGATCACCAGCGGCGTGCCCGAGGGCAGCGTCATCGGACTGGGGATCGCCAACCGTCTCGAATTCGTACTGGGTCTGCTGGGCGCCGCCAACGCGGGCGCGGTGGTGGCCGTCATCGACCCCGGTCTGGCGGTCGATGACATCCGTGCCCGGCTGCACGACGCGGGAGCGGTCGCCTGGCTCACGACGTCCGACGGCCCCGAGGTCGACACCCTCCCCCGCTGGTGA
- a CDS encoding glycosyltransferase family 2 protein: MSGPLVSVVVPYYDAPARLERLLEGLRQQTLGTDRFEVIVADDGSPHTPHIDWGELDGQVVRQARRGFRAAAARNLGLRAATGAVVCFLDADLVPAPDYLEQMAAATQERCVVVGARRHVDLTDWSPRQVRAWLLSDGPAPARLTDPDWLEWGYHETDDLRSADDLSFRFVISAVMSADRQFLCRVGGFDETFVAYGGEDWELAQRCWLAGATLRHLPGAVAWHDGPDAGGRGNDLVALKNYETAHLATRLTHPLIRGNGLVHAIPDVVIEADVGQWSLGQILVAVPSWLGANDAGVWFDDTADAASLRALGADPRVHAGPPPQHVTARCRFRVRVDSPVRLLTSWRDAIAASGHRETAPVTVEHSRDRALALLGLTPRQVRALPPQATEPVPAQIVAERARASVT, encoded by the coding sequence GTGAGCGGGCCTCTGGTGAGTGTGGTGGTGCCGTACTACGACGCGCCGGCGCGGCTCGAGCGGTTGTTGGAGGGCTTGCGTCAGCAAACCCTCGGCACCGACCGCTTCGAGGTGATCGTCGCCGACGACGGATCCCCGCACACACCGCACATCGATTGGGGTGAGCTCGACGGTCAGGTGGTGCGCCAGGCCCGCCGCGGCTTCCGGGCGGCCGCGGCCCGCAACCTCGGACTGCGGGCGGCGACCGGTGCGGTGGTCTGCTTCCTCGACGCGGATCTGGTGCCGGCGCCGGACTACCTGGAGCAGATGGCCGCCGCAACCCAGGAGCGCTGCGTCGTCGTGGGCGCTCGTCGGCACGTCGACCTGACGGACTGGTCGCCACGGCAGGTCCGGGCGTGGCTGCTCAGCGACGGTCCGGCGCCAGCGCGGTTGACCGATCCGGACTGGCTGGAGTGGGGTTATCACGAGACCGACGACCTGAGGTCCGCCGATGACCTGTCGTTCCGTTTCGTCATCAGTGCCGTGATGAGTGCCGATCGTCAATTCCTTTGCCGCGTCGGGGGTTTCGACGAGACCTTTGTGGCCTACGGGGGCGAGGACTGGGAGTTGGCACAGCGCTGTTGGTTGGCCGGCGCCACCCTGCGGCACCTTCCGGGTGCAGTGGCCTGGCACGACGGGCCCGACGCGGGCGGCCGAGGCAATGACCTGGTGGCATTGAAGAACTACGAAACCGCCCATCTCGCGACGAGATTGACCCACCCGCTGATCCGCGGCAACGGTCTGGTGCATGCCATCCCGGACGTGGTGATCGAGGCGGACGTCGGTCAGTGGTCGTTGGGTCAGATCTTGGTGGCCGTGCCCAGCTGGCTCGGCGCCAACGACGCCGGCGTGTGGTTCGACGACACCGCCGACGCGGCGTCGCTGCGAGCTCTGGGTGCTGATCCGCGGGTCCACGCCGGCCCGCCACCGCAGCACGTCACCGCCCGGTGCCGCTTCCGGGTGCGAGTCGATTCGCCGGTCCGGTTGCTGACCAGCTGGCGCGACGCCATCGCCGCTAGCGGCCACCGGGAGACCGCGCCGGTCACGGTGGAGCACAGCCGCGACCGTGCATTGGCACTCCTGGGCCTCACCCCGCGACAGGTGCGGGCGCTGCCGCCGCAGGCCACCGAGCCCGTACCCGCACAGATCGTCGCCGAACGGGCGCGGGCGTCGGTGACATGA